From Mucilaginibacter gotjawali:
AGGGCCTCCTGCCTTTTGGATGTCTTCTATTTTTATTACTCCGTAACTAAAAGCAAATAAAATAAGCAGCATGAAGTACGACAGCACCGGCGATAACCTGTAGTAATAATAACAGCTAAAAGCAAGCAAAAAAGAAGCCCAGTTGATAAACCCATTGTACTGTCCCAGAAATTTAAGGTAAGGAAACGGGATGGCCCATACCAGGCCAAACAAACTGAACACGATCAAAGGGACACAGATCCAATGGATGAGTTTATTGGTTGGGTTTTGATGGCTTTCGGCGTATTTGTCAAAATAAACGTCCACGGGCCGCTTTTCAACAGCATTTGCAGAGGTTTTTTTATTTGATGTAGTATTCAATTCTTATTAAAAAATTTGTCATTTCGAAGAGAGAAATCCTTTACACCCTGCACGCACCAGCGGGCATGGCGTAAAAGATTTCTCCTCGTTCCTCGTCGAAATGACAAGGGGTTTGTTTCTATTTAGCAAACGCAACCGACCTGGTTTCCCTGATCACGGTAACTTTTATTTGTCCCGGATAGGTCATTTCGGTTTGTATGCGGTTGGATATGTCTGCTGCCAGTATTTCGGATTGTGCATCGCTTATCTTTTCGCTTTCTACTACTACACGCAGCTCACGCCCGGCTTGTATCGCGAATGTTTTTTCAACACCGGGATAAGATAATGCCAATTCTTCCAGTTCTTTTAAGCGTTTGATGTAGCTTTCAACTACCTCGCGGCGTGCGCCGGGGCGGGCACCTGATATCGCGTCACAAACCTGGATGATCGGCGATAACATCGAAGTCATTTCCACCTCATCGTGGTGGGCGCCAATGGCGTTGCAAACTTCAGGATGCTCTTTATACTTTTCAGCTAACTGCATGCCCAAAATAGCGTGCGGTAATTCCGGGTTATCATCAGGTACTTTACCAATATCATGTAACAAACCTGCACGTTTTGCCAGCTTCACATTCAGGCCCAATTCAGCTGCCATGGTAGCGCAGAAATTGGCTACTTCGCGGGAGTGCTGCAACAGGTTTTGTCCGTAAGATGAGCGGTAACGCATCCGCCCTACCATCCGGATGAGCTCAGGGTGCAGGCCATTGATACCCAAATCGATCACGGTACGCTCCCCTATCTCCACAATTTCTTCTTCGATCTGTTTTTTGGTTTTGGCAACCACTTCTTCAATACGTGCCGGGTGGATCCGTCCGTCCGTTACTAAACGGTGCATCGCCAGGCGGGCAATTTCGCGCCTCACCGGGTCAAAGCCCGAAAGAATGATGGCCTCAGGCGTGTCATCCACAATAATTTCGATACCGGTGGCTGCTTCCAGCGCGCGGATGTTTCTGCCTTCACGCCCAATAATACGGCCCTTTATTTCATCATTCTCAATGTTGAAAATAGAAACTGTGTTCTCAATCGCACTTTCAGTTGCAGTCCTTTGAATCGTTTGGATAACAATCTTTTTAGCTTCTTTGGTAGCCGTTAATTTGGCTTCGTCAACAATGTCTTTGATCTGTGCCATGGCCTTGCTGCGGGCTTCTTCCCGCAAATTATCCACCAGCTGGTTCTTCGCATCTTCGGCAGATAAGCCGGCAATGGTTTCCAATTGCTGTACGTGCGAGTTTTTCAGAATTTCAACTTCTTCCTGTTTTTTCAACACAATTTCGGTCTGGCGTTCAAGGTTTTTACGCACATTGTCCAGCTCAGCTTCCTTACGGTTCATGTTTTCCAAACGGGAGTTCAACGATTGTTCCTTTTGTTTAACGCCGTTTTCGCGCTGGTTGATGGTATTGTTTTTTTCGTTGACCTGCTGTTCATGTTCCGCTTTCATCTGTAAAAAGCGCTCTTTCGCTTCCAGTAATTTATTCTTTTTCAGGATTTCGGAGTCGTTTTCAGCATCTTTCAGGATCTTTTTTACTTTATTCTGAGCAGCTACTTCCTGATCTTTAAAGAGTTTTCGTAGTAAAAAGCGCCCTATGAGCACGCCCGGGAGGCCTCCTATCAGCACGCCGATAATGAGATATAATAGTGTACTATTCATTGTTTATTTATAAATATATAATTGGTATAAAAAAAAACCGCGTCTAAATTTTTAAGTATCATGTATTTAAAACCTCAAATGGGACAGTTTGGAATCATGGGTTACCGTTAATTGAAACGACTAACGCATGCCTCTTTGATCCGCTGAATATTGAAGCGTTAAGTTTTTAATAGTGATACTTAAAATTTAACCGCGGTTAAATCTTAAATGCTCTTGCACTTGATGTAAAGAACGTTTATTGCTTTGAAAAAAATTCCGTTAATAAATAATCCAACTGGTAAACCTTTTCAGTTACTTCTGTATCTTCAACTGTAACCTTTTTTTCTGCCTTTAATGATGATGTTGCATAATGCAGCACACACATCGAAAGCAAATCCTGTTTATCCCGCACCGCATAATTTTCCTGATATTCCTTTATCCGGTCATTAATCAGCTTGGCTGCCCTACGTATTATTTCTTCCTCTTCCATGTTTACCTTTAATGGGTAAACTCTGTCAGCAATATTTATTTTTATGGAGATTTCTCCCATCTGAGCTTTTCACTATTTGTACTATTTTTTCAATAATACAATACACTTATCAATTTCTTGCACAAATTCGTTAATTTTTTGCTTTATGTCAAGACTTTTTTCATTTGTTTCTGAAAAAGATCTCGCCATTTTCAAAGCGCGGAGCTTTTCCTCCACTTCTTTGGTCTTATTTTTACTGGCTTCCAGCGCTACGGACAGCGCCTCGCTCTCCAGTTTCAACAAGT
This genomic window contains:
- a CDS encoding Mpo1 family 2-hydroxy fatty acid dioxygenase, translating into MNTTSNKKTSANAVEKRPVDVYFDKYAESHQNPTNKLIHWICVPLIVFSLFGLVWAIPFPYLKFLGQYNGFINWASFLLAFSCYYYYRLSPVLSYFMLLILFAFSYGVIKIEDIQKAGGPALWLVCLIIFVVAWIGQFIGHKIEGKKPSFFDDLRFLLIGPIWLLHFILKKYSIRY
- the rny gene encoding ribonuclease Y — its product is MNSTLLYLIIGVLIGGLPGVLIGRFLLRKLFKDQEVAAQNKVKKILKDAENDSEILKKNKLLEAKERFLQMKAEHEQQVNEKNNTINQRENGVKQKEQSLNSRLENMNRKEAELDNVRKNLERQTEIVLKKQEEVEILKNSHVQQLETIAGLSAEDAKNQLVDNLREEARSKAMAQIKDIVDEAKLTATKEAKKIVIQTIQRTATESAIENTVSIFNIENDEIKGRIIGREGRNIRALEAATGIEIIVDDTPEAIILSGFDPVRREIARLAMHRLVTDGRIHPARIEEVVAKTKKQIEEEIVEIGERTVIDLGINGLHPELIRMVGRMRYRSSYGQNLLQHSREVANFCATMAAELGLNVKLAKRAGLLHDIGKVPDDNPELPHAILGMQLAEKYKEHPEVCNAIGAHHDEVEMTSMLSPIIQVCDAISGARPGARREVVESYIKRLKELEELALSYPGVEKTFAIQAGRELRVVVESEKISDAQSEILAADISNRIQTEMTYPGQIKVTVIRETRSVAFAK
- a CDS encoding cell division protein ZapA, whose amino-acid sequence is MGEISIKINIADRVYPLKVNMEEEEIIRRAAKLINDRIKEYQENYAVRDKQDLLSMCVLHYATSSLKAEKKVTVEDTEVTEKVYQLDYLLTEFFSKQ